From one Prochlorococcus marinus str. MIT 0912 genomic stretch:
- a CDS encoding photosystem I assembly protein Ycf3, whose amino-acid sequence MPRSQNKDNFLDKAFTKMAEGIVKVMPIASKEKEAYLYYRKGLAAQNDGDYSEALEYYEESLKLEDNQVDRGETLKNMAIIYMSNGDEERALNTYKKALGQNPKQPSCLKNMGLIYEKRGRMAQRNGNQDEGDIWFDQAAEVWSKAVRLYPGGYLDIENWLKTTGRGNVDVYL is encoded by the coding sequence GTGCCTAGAAGCCAAAACAAAGACAATTTTCTTGATAAGGCCTTCACGAAGATGGCTGAGGGAATAGTAAAAGTGATGCCAATCGCCTCTAAAGAAAAAGAAGCCTATCTTTATTACAGAAAAGGTTTAGCAGCTCAAAATGATGGAGATTACTCAGAGGCTCTTGAGTATTACGAAGAGAGCTTAAAACTTGAGGATAATCAAGTTGATAGAGGAGAGACATTGAAAAACATGGCTATAATTTATATGAGTAATGGAGATGAAGAGAGAGCACTAAATACATATAAAAAAGCTTTGGGACAAAATCCCAAACAGCCATCTTGCTTAAAAAATATGGGATTAATTTATGAAAAAAGAGGCAGAATGGCTCAAAGAAATGGCAATCAAGATGAGGGTGATATCTGGTTCGATCAGGCAGCTGAGGTTTGGAGTAAAGCTGTTCGTTTATATCCAGGAGGATATCTAGATATAGAGAATTGGCTTAAGACTACTGGTAGAGGAAATGTTGATGTTTATTTATAA
- a CDS encoding beta-ketoacyl-ACP synthase III: MIRNSQWDLGISFVGCGSAMPHKVITNDQLGQRVDTNDEWIKSRTGIGERRVIGENESLIELATEAAFDAIKMADWDVKTIDLIILATSTPEDLFGSAPKIQSNLGASNAVAFDLTAACSGFLFALVTASQYLGSGAMKRAVVIGADQLSKWVDWDDRKTCVLFGDGAGAVAIESSENESGLVGYDLKSDGSKGGCLNLSQSNIFLDLVQGVTHQKGEYLPIQMEGKEVYKFAVKEVPIILGELLDKYQINSECIDWLLLHQANQRILDAVASRFSIPSEKVLSNLRHYGNTSAATIPLMLDEAVRDQRIKSGDLIACSGFGAGLSWGAALFYWHGPH; the protein is encoded by the coding sequence TTGATTAGAAATTCTCAATGGGACTTAGGAATATCTTTTGTGGGGTGCGGAAGCGCAATGCCTCATAAGGTAATCACGAATGATCAACTTGGTCAGAGAGTGGATACTAATGATGAATGGATTAAAAGTAGAACTGGTATTGGTGAAAGAAGGGTTATTGGAGAAAATGAGTCTCTGATTGAATTAGCTACTGAAGCGGCATTTGATGCCATCAAAATGGCTGATTGGGATGTAAAAACTATCGATTTGATAATTCTTGCAACATCTACACCGGAAGATTTATTTGGCTCGGCGCCTAAAATTCAATCAAATTTAGGTGCTTCCAATGCAGTTGCTTTTGATTTGACTGCTGCTTGTAGTGGTTTTTTATTTGCTCTTGTAACTGCATCACAATATTTAGGTTCTGGAGCTATGAAAAGAGCTGTTGTGATTGGAGCAGATCAATTATCAAAATGGGTGGATTGGGATGACAGAAAGACCTGCGTTTTGTTTGGAGATGGAGCAGGAGCAGTAGCTATTGAGTCCTCTGAAAATGAAAGTGGTTTGGTTGGATATGATTTGAAGTCTGATGGAAGTAAAGGAGGTTGCTTAAATCTTTCTCAATCAAATATTTTTTTAGATTTAGTTCAAGGAGTTACTCATCAAAAAGGAGAATATTTGCCAATACAAATGGAAGGAAAGGAGGTTTATAAGTTTGCAGTTAAAGAAGTCCCAATAATTCTTGGAGAACTCTTAGACAAATATCAAATTAATTCTGAGTGTATAGATTGGCTCCTGTTACATCAAGCTAATCAAAGGATTCTTGATGCTGTAGCTTCAAGATTTTCTATCCCATCAGAAAAAGTGCTTTCAAATTTAAGACATTATGGAAACACTTCAGCAGCAACCATTCCATTGATGCTTGATGAGGCGGTTAGAGATCAGAGGATCAAATCAGGAGATTTAATAGCATGTAGTGGATTTGGTGCTGGATTGAGTTGGGGTGCTGCTTTGTTTTATTGGCATGGTCCCCATTAA
- the rpaB gene encoding response regulator transcription factor RpaB, with translation MTATSPSKETILVADDEASIRRILETRLSMIGYQVVTACDGNEALDLFRNCEPDLVVLDVMMPKLDGYGVCQELRKESDVPIVMLTALGDVADRITGLELGADDYVVKPFSPKELEARIRCVLRRVEKEQIAGLPNSGVIAVMNLKIDTNKRQVYRNDERIRLTGMEFSLLELLVSRSGEPFSRGEILKEVWGYTPERHVDTRVVDVHISRLRSKLEDDPANPELILTARGTGYLFQRIVDSMIPEGS, from the coding sequence ATGACGGCCACAAGTCCCTCAAAGGAAACCATCCTCGTAGCTGATGATGAGGCAAGTATTAGGAGGATCCTAGAAACTCGCCTATCCATGATTGGCTATCAGGTGGTTACTGCTTGTGATGGAAATGAGGCATTGGATCTTTTCAGGAATTGTGAGCCTGATTTGGTTGTACTCGATGTCATGATGCCTAAATTGGATGGATATGGAGTTTGCCAGGAACTAAGAAAGGAATCTGATGTTCCAATAGTCATGCTGACAGCATTGGGAGATGTTGCAGATAGAATTACTGGCCTAGAGCTTGGTGCTGATGATTATGTTGTGAAGCCATTTAGCCCAAAAGAATTGGAAGCTAGGATCAGATGCGTATTAAGAAGAGTAGAAAAAGAACAAATAGCAGGATTACCCAATTCAGGGGTGATTGCGGTTATGAATTTAAAGATCGATACAAATAAACGTCAGGTTTATAGAAATGATGAACGAATTAGATTAACAGGTATGGAATTTAGTCTTTTAGAGCTTTTGGTTAGTCGTTCAGGTGAACCTTTTAGTCGAGGGGAGATTCTTAAAGAAGTTTGGGGATATACACCTGAAAGACATGTTGATACGAGGGTAGTGGATGTTCATATTTCTAGACTTAGATCCAAACTTGAGGATGATCCTGCTAATCCAGAATTAATTCTTACGGCAAGAGGAACAGGTTATCTTTTTCAACGAATTGTTGATTCTATGATTCCTGAAGGATCATAA
- a CDS encoding DNA polymerase III subunit delta' produces the protein MNDFKNIYGQDLAIEILKSAIQKEHVSPAYLFSGPEGVGRKKTAKIFIRALLEKNQDKESTKRKIESNNHPDLLWIEPSYLVQGKSISQTQARSESLRMKSPPQIRLNQVKEIIEFLGKKPFESERSIVIIEDIEKINESASNALLKTLEETNTGLFILITQRSEKLLSTIRSRCQIVPFIRLNHNQVSKIIEQLEVGREIDDIPTDKIRELIDFSYGSPGRYLINLQSWLSISSPLRNKLEAKLNTQIESLQLAKEITDELDIEQQLWIIDFQQYKAWIEERNSNVVKQFEELRKQLLKYVQPRLAWEVTLLEIQLIG, from the coding sequence ATGAATGATTTCAAAAATATATATGGGCAGGATTTAGCAATTGAAATTTTAAAGTCTGCTATTCAAAAAGAACATGTTTCTCCTGCTTATTTGTTCTCTGGACCAGAGGGAGTTGGAAGAAAAAAAACTGCTAAAATTTTTATTAGAGCTCTTCTTGAAAAGAATCAAGACAAAGAAAGTACAAAAAGGAAAATAGAAAGTAATAATCATCCTGACTTATTATGGATAGAACCATCTTATTTAGTCCAAGGTAAAAGTATTTCTCAGACACAAGCAAGGTCAGAAAGTTTAAGAATGAAATCACCTCCGCAAATCAGGCTAAATCAAGTTAAAGAAATAATAGAATTTCTTGGGAAAAAGCCATTTGAATCAGAAAGAAGCATAGTGATAATTGAAGATATTGAAAAAATAAATGAATCTGCATCCAATGCGTTATTAAAAACTCTTGAAGAGACAAATACAGGGTTATTTATTCTTATCACTCAAAGATCAGAAAAATTACTATCCACAATTAGATCAAGGTGTCAGATAGTCCCATTTATAAGATTGAATCATAATCAAGTCAGTAAAATTATTGAACAATTAGAAGTAGGTAGAGAAATAGACGATATTCCCACTGACAAAATTAGAGAATTGATCGATTTTTCATATGGATCACCCGGACGATATCTAATTAACCTTCAATCTTGGTTATCCATCTCCAGTCCGTTGAGAAACAAGCTAGAAGCCAAATTAAATACTCAAATTGAGTCATTACAATTAGCAAAGGAAATCACCGATGAACTAGATATAGAGCAACAACTATGGATCATTGATTTCCAACAATATAAGGCTTGGATAGAAGAAAGAAATTCAAATGTGGTTAAACAATTCGAAGAGCTTAGAAAGCAATTACTTAAATATGTACAACCGCGACTTGCTTGGGAGGTAACTTTATTAGAAATACAATTGATCGGCTAA
- a CDS encoding heavy metal translocating P-type ATPase yields the protein MSNKKIAHSKNSILLDVDGMKCGSCVQAVEKLLKGHPNIKNASVNLVTKTAFVEIKEPNISLSDVIQTLTSKGFPSRERAYQTISNYAELETNENRNLWDKWRQLIIATSLLILSGLGHLIEGQQISFPLIGSLPFHAALATFALLGPGKSIIKAGLKSAIMLTPTMDTLVSLGVLSAYIASIIALVWPTVGWPCFFNEPVMLLGFVLLGRFLEERARTNTGTALKELAKLQPETANLILENNEIREIRIGALRPGEKIQLLAGDRIPVDGLVIKGNSAVDVSSLTGESLPLEAAPGVELPSGSLNLESTITLEVQKIGSETAIAKIISLVEEAQARKAPIQGLADKVAGIFCYGVTTLALITFLFWWKIGTRIWPEVLEVSNTGFMQSHHLHDHLINTPQTPIGLSFQLSIAVLVVACPCALGLATPTVITVASGEAAKRGWLFKGGDVIEMASKVSQIIFDKTGTLTIGRPLVVGCWENKESEKNFMLKLAASIEQDSRHPLAQAIIQEAQKKEIKLEKVTTTTTYVGKGLSGKINNLEGLIRVGTPEWIKNEGIEWNEMIENHFILSQTKAQSIVAVALEDKLLGFFLIDDQVRKDAFLSINKLRSRGFSLSLFSGDRNSAVLSLGEKLGFSAKQIEWQMLPSDKLNKLNLLKNNGLVAMIGDGINDAPALAAADLGVAIGTGTQIAQDSADLVLLGENLEALPNALQLSKQAMQKIKQNLAWAFGYNLIALPIAAGLLLPSSGLLLSPPLAALLMALSSISVVFNALSLKSK from the coding sequence TTGAGCAACAAAAAGATTGCCCATAGCAAAAATTCAATTCTGCTTGATGTAGATGGAATGAAATGCGGCAGTTGTGTGCAAGCCGTTGAAAAATTACTTAAAGGCCACCCAAATATAAAAAATGCAAGCGTTAATTTAGTTACAAAAACGGCTTTTGTAGAAATTAAAGAACCTAATATTTCCCTGTCCGATGTGATACAAACTCTTACATCAAAGGGTTTTCCATCAAGGGAAAGAGCTTATCAAACGATTTCAAACTATGCCGAACTAGAAACAAACGAAAATCGGAACTTGTGGGATAAATGGCGTCAACTAATAATTGCCACTTCATTACTGATCCTATCTGGGTTGGGACATTTAATAGAGGGTCAACAAATATCCTTTCCACTTATTGGTTCCTTACCTTTTCATGCTGCACTCGCAACATTTGCTTTATTAGGCCCTGGTAAATCGATCATAAAAGCAGGTCTTAAATCAGCAATCATGCTCACACCGACTATGGATACCTTAGTCAGCCTTGGTGTGTTGAGTGCTTATATAGCTAGCATAATTGCTTTAGTTTGGCCAACAGTTGGCTGGCCATGTTTTTTCAATGAACCAGTAATGCTACTTGGGTTTGTTTTATTAGGCCGTTTTTTAGAGGAACGAGCACGAACCAACACAGGCACAGCATTAAAAGAATTAGCAAAATTACAACCCGAAACGGCCAATCTGATTTTAGAAAATAATGAAATTCGTGAAATCAGAATAGGTGCCTTAAGACCAGGAGAGAAAATTCAATTATTAGCAGGGGATAGGATCCCAGTTGATGGTTTGGTTATTAAAGGAAATTCGGCTGTAGATGTTTCAAGTTTAACTGGTGAGTCTTTGCCTCTTGAAGCTGCACCAGGAGTCGAACTTCCCTCTGGGAGCCTGAATTTAGAATCAACAATTACTTTAGAAGTTCAAAAAATAGGTTCTGAGACTGCAATAGCTAAAATAATAAGTTTGGTTGAAGAGGCACAAGCTAGAAAAGCGCCAATTCAAGGATTAGCAGACAAGGTGGCAGGCATATTTTGCTATGGAGTAACAACTCTTGCTTTAATAACTTTTCTTTTTTGGTGGAAGATAGGTACGAGGATATGGCCCGAAGTTTTAGAAGTCTCTAATACAGGTTTCATGCAAAGTCATCATTTACATGATCATTTAATTAATACACCTCAAACACCCATTGGACTCTCATTTCAATTATCAATAGCTGTTTTAGTTGTGGCCTGTCCATGTGCTCTAGGACTAGCTACACCTACGGTAATAACAGTTGCCTCCGGGGAAGCTGCTAAACGAGGATGGTTATTCAAGGGTGGGGATGTTATAGAAATGGCATCAAAAGTAAGTCAAATTATTTTTGATAAAACAGGGACACTTACGATTGGACGACCTTTAGTTGTTGGCTGCTGGGAAAACAAGGAGTCAGAAAAAAATTTCATGCTCAAATTGGCGGCAAGCATTGAACAAGATAGTCGGCATCCGCTAGCACAAGCAATTATTCAAGAAGCACAAAAAAAAGAAATTAAGCTAGAAAAAGTGACAACAACAACTACCTATGTAGGGAAGGGATTATCTGGCAAAATTAATAATTTAGAAGGACTTATAAGAGTCGGAACTCCCGAATGGATAAAGAATGAAGGAATTGAATGGAATGAAATGATTGAAAATCATTTCATTCTTTCACAAACGAAAGCCCAATCAATAGTTGCTGTAGCTTTGGAGGACAAATTATTAGGTTTTTTCTTGATTGATGACCAAGTAAGAAAAGATGCTTTCCTATCAATTAATAAATTACGCTCAAGAGGTTTTTCATTAAGTTTGTTCAGTGGTGATAGAAATTCCGCAGTTTTATCTTTAGGGGAAAAATTAGGGTTCAGTGCAAAACAAATTGAATGGCAAATGTTACCTTCAGACAAACTAAATAAGTTGAACTTATTAAAAAATAATGGTTTGGTTGCGATGATAGGTGATGGCATTAATGATGCACCAGCTCTTGCTGCCGCAGACTTGGGCGTAGCGATAGGAACAGGCACTCAAATAGCTCAAGATTCTGCTGATCTAGTCCTACTTGGAGAAAACTTGGAAGCACTTCCAAATGCCTTACAGTTATCAAAACAAGCAATGCAAAAAATAAAACAAAACCTTGCATGGGCCTTTGGATACAACTTAATTGCTTTACCAATCGCTGCAGGATTACTTTTACCATCTTCTGGCTTATTACTATCTCCTCCCTTGGCGGCTTTACTTATGGCTTTGAGCTCTATAAGTGTTGTATTTAATGCTTTATCTTTGAAGTCAAAATGA
- the fabD gene encoding ACP S-malonyltransferase, which produces MTIAWVFPGQGSQKVGMANSLIDLPGSRDRFELASQILGRDLWEICSGEGEANEEIYDLNDTRNTQPALFVVESLLVDDLKRQKREAQLIAGHSLGEIVGLYSADVLDAKTALLLLKKRSELMASAGGGAMIAVLGFDRNELDDLIKETEGAAIANDNSESQVVLSGSPEAVRKVADNLKCKRAIPLQVSGAFHSIFMTEASKSFAAELDQVTFHDAQVPVLSNVDPTPTLSGEILKDRLKKQMTTGVRWRETMDVMQKEGITTMVEIGPGNVLSGLAKRSMKGVLSSQISNASDLGY; this is translated from the coding sequence ATGACTATTGCCTGGGTCTTTCCTGGACAAGGCTCTCAGAAAGTAGGGATGGCAAATTCTTTAATAGATTTGCCTGGTTCGAGAGATAGATTTGAATTGGCTTCTCAAATTCTTGGGAGAGATCTTTGGGAAATCTGTTCTGGTGAGGGGGAGGCAAACGAAGAAATATATGATTTAAATGATACGAGGAATACCCAACCTGCACTTTTTGTTGTTGAGTCACTATTGGTTGATGATTTGAAAAGACAAAAAAGGGAGGCCCAATTAATTGCAGGACACAGCCTCGGAGAAATAGTTGGTCTTTATTCAGCAGATGTTTTAGATGCCAAGACAGCGTTATTGCTATTAAAGAAAAGATCTGAATTGATGGCATCGGCAGGAGGAGGAGCAATGATTGCTGTTTTGGGTTTTGATCGAAATGAATTAGATGATTTGATTAAAGAAACTGAGGGAGCTGCAATAGCCAATGACAATAGTGAATCTCAAGTTGTTTTATCTGGTTCACCCGAAGCAGTGAGGAAAGTGGCTGACAATTTAAAATGTAAAAGAGCAATTCCTTTACAAGTTTCAGGTGCTTTTCACTCCATATTTATGACTGAAGCATCTAAAAGTTTTGCTGCAGAACTTGATCAAGTAACTTTTCACGATGCTCAAGTTCCAGTTCTCAGCAATGTTGATCCAACTCCTACTTTAAGTGGTGAGATATTGAAGGATCGTCTAAAAAAACAAATGACTACTGGAGTAAGGTGGAGAGAGACTATGGATGTAATGCAAAAGGAAGGTATAACCACAATGGTTGAGATTGGGCCAGGTAATGTGCTTAGTGGTCTTGCTAAACGATCAATGAAAGGTGTCCTGTCCAGTCAAATATCAAATGCAAGTGATTTGGGCTATTAA
- the radA gene encoding DNA repair protein RadA: protein MSRSVSIYVCQSCGAQTRQFFGRCNNCGEWNSIIEEKINQKSDKSIYKKINSPNEKSPYRSELISRTKSQIFERIRTGYEELDRVLGGGLVPGSLVLIGGDPGIGKSTLILQSATEMAHQRSVLYVAAEESSQQVKLRWNRIEDSESNLHLLAETDLELVIKELNYLKPDVAVIDSIQALHDQNLSSSPGSVAQVRECSAALQRIAKRENISLLIIGHVTKDGMLAGPKVLEHLVDAVLTFEGDRFASHRLLRGVKNRFGATCELGVFEMHTNGLAEVSNPSELFLSKTSAPGISTIVTCEGTRPLAIDIQALLNPTSYASPRRTTTGVEINRLHQILAVLEKNMNLSLSRYDCYLAVAGGLEVEEPGADLGIAAAIVSSFKDIELKEGVVFIGEIGLAGQLRLVRQMQQRINEVVRLGYKKLIIPDGIDTNDFETNQKLEILKASNINQALIYALNNS from the coding sequence GTGTCTCGTTCTGTCTCGATTTATGTCTGTCAAAGTTGCGGAGCTCAAACCAGGCAATTCTTTGGCCGCTGCAACAATTGTGGAGAATGGAACTCAATAATAGAGGAAAAAATTAATCAAAAATCAGATAAATCTATTTACAAAAAGATTAATTCTCCTAATGAGAAATCACCCTATCGTTCAGAACTAATAAGCCGTACAAAAAGCCAAATATTCGAACGCATTCGAACTGGATATGAAGAATTAGACAGGGTACTAGGAGGTGGTTTAGTACCTGGATCACTTGTACTAATTGGGGGAGACCCAGGGATTGGTAAAAGCACCCTTATTTTGCAAAGTGCGACTGAAATGGCTCATCAAAGATCAGTCCTATATGTGGCTGCTGAAGAATCTTCCCAACAAGTAAAACTCAGATGGAATCGCATTGAAGATTCTGAGTCCAATCTTCATTTGCTTGCAGAAACAGATCTAGAGCTAGTAATAAAAGAACTTAATTATTTAAAACCTGACGTTGCAGTTATCGATAGCATCCAAGCTTTGCATGATCAAAATTTATCAAGTTCCCCTGGCTCAGTAGCTCAAGTAAGAGAATGTTCAGCAGCTCTTCAGCGAATTGCTAAACGAGAAAACATTTCTCTTCTGATTATTGGTCACGTTACAAAGGATGGAATGTTAGCCGGACCAAAAGTTCTTGAGCATCTTGTCGATGCAGTACTTACTTTTGAAGGTGATCGATTTGCTTCTCACAGACTGTTAAGAGGGGTGAAAAATCGCTTTGGTGCAACTTGTGAGCTTGGGGTCTTTGAAATGCACACAAATGGATTAGCAGAGGTATCTAATCCAAGCGAATTATTTTTAAGCAAAACCTCTGCACCTGGAATTTCAACAATTGTTACTTGTGAAGGGACAAGACCATTGGCCATTGATATACAAGCACTTTTAAATCCAACGAGTTACGCAAGTCCAAGAAGAACTACCACTGGTGTTGAAATAAATAGGCTTCATCAAATCTTGGCAGTTCTAGAAAAAAATATGAATCTATCACTCTCTAGATATGATTGTTATCTAGCTGTTGCTGGAGGATTAGAAGTTGAAGAGCCTGGTGCTGACCTAGGAATAGCTGCTGCAATAGTTTCGAGCTTTAAAGATATTGAACTTAAAGAAGGTGTAGTATTTATAGGAGAGATAGGTCTAGCTGGTCAATTACGATTGGTCAGACAAATGCAACAACGAATTAATGAAGTTGTTAGACTTGGATATAAGAAATTAATTATCCCTGATGGAATAGATACAAATGATTTTGAAACAAATCAAAAGTTAGAAATATTAAAAGCTTCTAATATTAATCAAGCTTTAATCTATGCTTTAAATAATAGTTAA
- the tmk gene encoding dTMP kinase, with product MKGKFIVFEGIDGSGKTTQINQLSQWIVNTGIIPENNQLVITREPGGTNLGKSIRSLLLNTSKGKSPDSITELLLYAADRSQHVNEIIRPALNKGNWVISDRFCGSTIAYQGYGRKLDIKLIKDLEMIATQGISPDITFLLDIPVEESIERRINIKDDRIEKEGREFLLNVSLGFQALSEDRKWKKISASNSKENIMSEIKSEVKKLIQYE from the coding sequence ATGAAGGGAAAATTTATTGTTTTTGAGGGTATTGATGGCTCTGGAAAAACCACTCAAATCAATCAATTATCGCAATGGATTGTTAATACAGGCATCATTCCTGAAAACAATCAATTAGTTATCACTAGAGAACCTGGAGGGACTAATTTAGGAAAATCTATAAGATCGCTGCTACTAAATACTTCTAAAGGAAAAAGCCCAGATTCTATTACTGAGCTTTTGCTTTATGCCGCAGATAGATCACAACATGTAAATGAAATTATACGCCCAGCTTTAAATAAAGGGAATTGGGTAATAAGCGATAGATTTTGTGGTTCCACAATTGCTTATCAAGGTTATGGAAGAAAATTAGATATAAAGTTAATTAAAGATCTAGAAATGATTGCTACACAAGGTATTTCTCCAGATATTACATTTCTGCTAGACATACCAGTTGAAGAAAGTATAGAAAGAAGAATAAATATAAAAGATGATCGAATAGAAAAAGAAGGTAGAGAATTTTTATTAAATGTTTCTCTAGGCTTTCAAGCTTTGTCAGAAGACAGAAAATGGAAAAAAATATCTGCTAGTAACTCTAAAGAAAATATCATGTCCGAAATTAAATCTGAGGTAAAGAAGTTAATACAATACGAGTAA
- the plsX gene encoding phosphate acyltransferase PlsX: MEKNHLNNKTNRSKAIRRLVIWYRRNSAVTSLVDTATSSATAASNVAGTVVSNAGSVVTSAGSMARSTLEPFVFDPLRRLQGGLSTDEKHGIQDSERIWVAVDGMGGDFAPGAILDGCLKSLSLLPLKIKFVGEIEKVKKAAIEFGLEESLEKAIDDGNFELIPSGLSVGMDEEATAVRKKKDASINIAMKLVKEGKAMGVYSAGNSGAMMASAIFKLGRLKGIDRPAIGALFPTKDPGQPVLVLDVGANMDCKPTYLHQFALLGNIYCRDVLQVDKPRIGLLNIGEESCKGNDLSQATYKLLKEEERFYFSGNCEGRDVLSGDFDVVVCDGFTGNVLLKFLESVGSVLLGVLRAELPRGRRGKVGSAFLRNNLKRIKKRLDHAEHGGALLLGINGICVVGHGGSKALSVLSALRVVHSAASHGVMDDLADLNKPDVLMV; encoded by the coding sequence GTGGAAAAAAATCATTTAAATAATAAAACAAATCGTTCTAAGGCAATTAGAAGATTAGTTATTTGGTATCGCCGAAACTCAGCTGTTACAAGTCTTGTTGACACTGCAACAAGCTCAGCTACAGCTGCAAGCAATGTTGCAGGAACAGTTGTTTCTAATGCTGGTTCTGTTGTTACTAGTGCTGGATCAATGGCTAGAAGTACATTAGAGCCATTTGTCTTTGATCCTCTTAGGAGACTGCAAGGTGGACTTAGTACAGACGAAAAACATGGAATTCAAGATTCCGAAAGGATTTGGGTCGCTGTCGATGGCATGGGAGGAGATTTTGCCCCTGGAGCAATTCTTGATGGTTGTTTGAAATCTTTGTCATTACTTCCATTGAAAATTAAATTTGTTGGTGAAATTGAGAAAGTAAAAAAAGCAGCAATTGAATTTGGCTTGGAAGAATCTCTAGAGAAAGCTATTGATGATGGAAATTTCGAATTAATTCCAAGTGGTCTTTCAGTTGGCATGGATGAAGAAGCAACTGCAGTACGTAAAAAAAAGGATGCGAGCATAAATATTGCAATGAAATTGGTTAAAGAAGGAAAAGCTATGGGTGTTTATTCAGCTGGAAACTCTGGAGCAATGATGGCCTCAGCGATTTTCAAGTTGGGACGTTTAAAAGGAATTGATCGTCCCGCAATTGGAGCATTATTTCCAACTAAAGATCCAGGTCAACCAGTTTTGGTTTTAGATGTAGGAGCAAATATGGATTGCAAACCAACCTATTTGCACCAATTTGCTCTTCTTGGAAATATTTATTGTCGAGATGTATTGCAGGTAGACAAGCCAAGAATAGGATTATTGAATATTGGTGAAGAATCTTGTAAGGGTAATGATCTTTCTCAAGCAACTTATAAACTTCTAAAAGAAGAAGAACGGTTTTACTTTTCAGGAAATTGTGAAGGACGAGATGTTTTATCAGGTGATTTTGATGTTGTGGTTTGTGATGGATTTACCGGAAACGTTTTGCTGAAATTTTTAGAGTCAGTAGGAAGTGTCCTTTTGGGAGTTTTGAGAGCTGAGTTACCTAGAGGAAGAAGAGGAAAAGTTGGTTCTGCATTTTTAAGAAATAATTTAAAACGAATTAAGAAACGTCTAGATCATGCTGAACATGGAGGAGCTTTACTTTTAGGAATTAATGGAATTTGTGTTGTTGGTCATGGTGGAAGTAAAGCTTTATCTGTTTTGAGTGCTTTAAGAGTTGTTCATTCAGCAGCAAGTCATGGAGTAATGGATGATTTAGCAGATTTAAATAAACCAGATGTTTTGATGGTCTGA
- a CDS encoding response regulator transcription factor, which translates to MKPCILLIEDDQDMRDLVAGHLEHTGFDVQKAEDGIKGQALALQYAPDLILLDLMLPKVDGLTLCQRLRRDERTSGIPILMITALGGIKDKVTGFNSGADDYITKPFDLEELQVRIKALLRRTNRAPLGSNNQQEILNYGPLTLVPERFEAIWFESPVRLTHLEFELLHCLMQRHGQTVAPSLILKEVWGYEPDDDIETIRVHVRHLRTKLEPDPRKPRFIKTVYGAGYCLELPIGEKISEIQALITQSRESNSSKNNSDERVIA; encoded by the coding sequence ATGAAGCCTTGCATTTTACTCATTGAAGACGACCAAGACATGAGAGATCTGGTTGCTGGGCACCTTGAGCACACAGGTTTTGATGTCCAAAAAGCTGAGGATGGTATCAAGGGTCAAGCACTCGCTCTCCAGTACGCGCCTGATCTAATTCTTCTTGATTTAATGCTTCCAAAAGTTGATGGTCTAACTCTTTGTCAACGTTTAAGAAGAGATGAGAGAACATCAGGTATACCTATTCTTATGATCACTGCCTTGGGAGGTATCAAGGACAAAGTAACGGGTTTTAATTCTGGCGCAGATGATTACATAACTAAACCATTTGATCTCGAGGAATTACAAGTCAGGATAAAGGCCTTACTAAGAAGAACAAATCGTGCTCCATTAGGTAGTAATAATCAGCAAGAAATACTCAATTACGGTCCCCTTACACTTGTTCCTGAAAGATTTGAGGCTATTTGGTTTGAATCTCCCGTTCGTTTGACTCATTTAGAATTTGAACTGCTCCATTGTTTGATGCAAAGGCATGGCCAGACAGTTGCACCTTCACTAATACTCAAAGAAGTTTGGGGTTATGAACCTGATGACGATATTGAAACCATACGAGTACATGTAAGGCATTTGAGAACCAAGCTTGAACCTGATCCAAGAAAACCAAGATTCATTAAAACTGTATATGGTGCAGGATATTGCTTGGAATTACCAATTGGAGAAAAAATAAGTGAAATTCAAGCATTAATAACTCAATCGAGAGAATCTAACTCTTCTAAAAATAATTCAGATGAAAGGGTTATTGCTTAG